From the genome of Flavobacterium luteolum, one region includes:
- a CDS encoding phytoene desaturase family protein — protein MKKQYDVVIIGSGLGGLVSAVILAKEGYCVCVLEKNNQYGGNLQTFVRDKTIFDTGIHYIGGLDEGQNLHQYFKYIGIMDHLNLKKLDENGFDIISFDDDKTEYPHAQGFENFIQQLTNYFPEEKENLKQYCQKIKTVCKAFPLYNLESEGKYDDEILALNAKETIDSFTQNEKLKAVLAGSNFLYAGIPDKSPFYVHALVVNSYIESSWRCVNGGSQITKQLLKQLKKYGGEFFKHKEVTKIEVENQKVNSVQMKDGTEVSGTYFISNIEPKTTLKMAGQENFRKPFFNRIQNLENVLSAFSLYIVFKPKTFKYINHNYYHFKSADDVWTAYDYDENSWPKTFMASMNPSKKDEEWADGMTFLTYMKYDDVKTWENTFNTTFEENDRGESYEDFKTKKASKFLEEIEKKFPGIKECIKSVHTSTPLSYRDYIGGDGGNMYGYVKDSNNPMKTLIPTKTKVENLYLTGQSINMHGVLGVTVGAVITCSEIVGKEYLLEKIKKASE, from the coding sequence ATGAAAAAACAGTACGATGTAGTCATAATTGGCAGCGGTTTAGGCGGATTAGTTTCTGCTGTTATTCTGGCAAAAGAAGGCTACTGCGTTTGTGTACTCGAAAAAAACAATCAATATGGCGGAAATCTTCAGACTTTCGTTAGAGATAAAACCATTTTTGATACAGGAATTCATTATATCGGAGGTTTAGACGAAGGCCAAAATCTTCATCAATATTTCAAATATATTGGAATAATGGATCATTTGAATCTGAAAAAATTGGACGAAAATGGTTTTGATATTATTTCTTTTGATGATGATAAAACCGAATATCCGCATGCACAAGGTTTCGAAAATTTCATTCAGCAACTGACAAATTACTTTCCTGAGGAAAAAGAAAATCTCAAACAATACTGCCAGAAAATAAAAACAGTCTGCAAAGCATTTCCGCTTTACAATCTAGAATCGGAAGGAAAATATGATGATGAAATTTTAGCGCTTAACGCGAAAGAAACCATCGATTCTTTTACTCAAAATGAAAAACTGAAAGCAGTTCTAGCGGGATCCAATTTTCTTTATGCTGGAATTCCGGATAAATCGCCATTTTATGTTCATGCACTTGTCGTAAATTCATACATCGAAAGTTCATGGCGATGCGTAAATGGCGGAAGTCAGATTACCAAACAATTGCTGAAACAGCTTAAAAAATATGGTGGAGAGTTTTTCAAACATAAAGAAGTCACTAAAATTGAAGTCGAAAACCAAAAGGTAAATTCGGTACAAATGAAAGACGGAACCGAAGTTTCTGGAACGTATTTTATTTCGAACATCGAACCAAAAACGACTTTGAAAATGGCGGGTCAGGAAAACTTTAGAAAACCATTTTTCAATAGAATTCAAAATCTAGAAAACGTACTTTCTGCTTTCAGTCTGTATATCGTTTTTAAACCCAAAACTTTCAAATACATCAACCACAATTATTATCATTTTAAAAGTGCCGATGATGTTTGGACCGCTTATGATTATGACGAAAATTCGTGGCCAAAAACTTTTATGGCTTCTATGAATCCGTCAAAAAAAGATGAAGAATGGGCAGACGGAATGACGTTTTTGACTTATATGAAATATGATGATGTCAAAACTTGGGAAAACACCTTCAACACCACTTTTGAAGAAAATGACCGAGGAGAAAGCTATGAGGATTTCAAAACTAAAAAGGCCTCAAAATTTTTAGAAGAAATCGAGAAAAAATTTCCTGGAATAAAAGAATGTATTAAATCGGTTCATACTTCTACTCCTCTTTCGTACCGTGATTATATTGGCGGAGACGGCGGAAATATGTACGGATATGTTAAAGATTCAAATAATCCGATGAAAACTCTGATTCCAACTAAAACTAAGGTAGAAAATCTTTATCTTACAGGCCAAAGTATCAACATGCACGGTGTCTTAGGAGTTACGGTGGGAGCGGTTATAACCTGCTCTGAAATTGTAGGAAAAGAATATCTGCTGGAAAAAATTAAAAAAGCATCTGAATAA
- a CDS encoding 1-acyl-sn-glycerol-3-phosphate acyltransferase translates to MHQYFYAIHLFVNRRKSLSVFLAVLMLLVFGFFASRLKFEEDITKLIPTNDKTDVTAKVLKQLNFADKTTVIFSLDKNGSAEDLKEMATIFSDSVSKSCKPYITGIQGKIDEENIQETIDFVYNNLPLFLDDKDYVAIEKKIQKDSIAATVQGNYKSIISPSGFISKDFILQDPFGISFIALKKLQQLNIGDDFTLENGFVMTKDKKKLLLFITSNIPSSETEKNTFFAEKLKSIQENLNTQFKGKTSISYFGSALIAVANANQIKGDIILTTSIAMFTLMLILILFYRKVLIPLIIFLPTVFGGLFAVAFLYFVREQISAISLGIGSILLGITIDYSIHILTHYKHNSDVKTLYKDITMPVIMSSSTTAVAFLCLLFVKSDALNDLGIFAAVIVMATGVFSLLIVPHLYKPTENPAEHKKNVIDKMAHFSFHNNKILIGLCVIITIICCFTYNDVGFNNDLSQLNFIPKEIKAVEKQLEESTSLTSKTIYVASYGKTMEEALQHNSKLFDDLSAAKNQDKILNFSSVGGIVLSQQAQIEKINKWNSFWTSQKKQFVKSELISEGAKLGFKPTTYNLFFDHLDFDFQPVSADEFLKIKALQLQEFITEKNGFYTVSTLVKVSPEQRDTFVKSASAKENIIAIDRQQMNETFFRTLKTDFNSLVNYSFVAVILILFFFFRRIELVIISCIPIALTGIVTAGIMGIFGIQMNIFSMIVCTLIFGHGVDFSIFMTSALQKEYTNGVNEIAIYRTSIILAVITTILGIGAMIFAKHPALTSISLVSLIGVFAALIITFIFYPILFKLFLSNRPKKGNPPFQLRTFVHGVISFAYYGLGGIVMSIFSFTIMPILPFSKKSKMKAFRYVISKFMKSVLYSNPFIRKKVVNNFNETFEKPAVIIANHSSFLDILAIGMLSPKIIFLVSDWVYNSPIFGGVVRKAGFYPVSEGLEGGVEHLRKKIEQGYSLMVFPEGTRSESNVIKRFHKGAFFLAEEFKIDIIPVVIHGASELIPKGDFVIHHGKLTVTILERIAPNDLSFGNNYAERTKQISSFFKAEYRKIRQELEGPDYFKTMLINSYDYKEIEIGQSVKKDLKQNLETYYSLNKHIQPKAKILHLGSDYGQLDVLLALQEPQRKIFSFINDEEKLLVAKTNYLVKKRKITYLDKLESAFENQYDIVLISDESYHDEIEKLIQNVSFIILVNCSRLKSQFENFEIVCNENALLVLKKKE, encoded by the coding sequence ATGCATCAATACTTCTACGCCATTCATTTATTTGTAAACCGAAGAAAATCTCTTTCGGTTTTTTTGGCTGTTTTGATGCTTCTAGTTTTTGGATTTTTCGCTTCAAGATTGAAGTTTGAAGAAGATATCACCAAACTTATTCCAACCAACGACAAAACCGATGTTACGGCCAAAGTCTTAAAACAATTAAACTTTGCCGATAAAACTACCGTAATTTTTAGCTTGGATAAAAATGGTTCTGCCGAAGATTTGAAAGAAATGGCAACTATATTTTCTGATAGCGTTTCTAAATCTTGCAAACCGTACATAACAGGAATTCAAGGAAAAATTGACGAAGAAAACATTCAGGAAACTATCGATTTTGTTTACAATAATCTTCCTCTTTTTCTAGATGATAAAGATTATGTTGCTATCGAGAAAAAAATACAGAAAGACAGTATTGCAGCAACAGTTCAAGGAAATTACAAATCGATTATTTCTCCTTCGGGATTTATAAGCAAAGATTTTATTCTGCAAGATCCTTTTGGGATTTCTTTTATTGCTTTAAAAAAATTACAGCAATTAAATATTGGAGACGATTTTACGCTCGAAAATGGTTTTGTAATGACAAAGGATAAAAAGAAATTACTGCTTTTTATTACTTCAAATATTCCGTCAAGCGAAACAGAAAAGAATACCTTTTTTGCTGAAAAACTGAAATCGATTCAGGAAAATCTAAATACCCAATTTAAAGGAAAAACTTCGATCAGTTATTTTGGTTCTGCTTTAATTGCAGTTGCCAATGCCAATCAGATTAAAGGAGATATTATTTTAACTACATCAATTGCGATGTTTACTTTAATGCTCATTCTGATTTTATTTTATCGAAAAGTCTTAATTCCGCTAATTATTTTTCTTCCAACAGTTTTTGGAGGATTATTTGCGGTTGCCTTTTTATATTTCGTTAGAGAACAGATTTCGGCAATTTCATTAGGAATTGGTTCTATTTTATTGGGAATTACGATTGATTATTCTATTCACATTCTCACGCATTATAAGCATAATAGCGATGTAAAAACGTTGTACAAAGACATTACGATGCCAGTCATCATGAGTAGTTCTACAACTGCTGTTGCTTTTTTATGTCTGCTTTTTGTAAAATCGGATGCACTGAATGACCTCGGAATTTTTGCTGCTGTTATCGTTATGGCAACTGGAGTTTTCTCGCTTTTGATTGTTCCACATTTATACAAGCCAACAGAAAATCCGGCAGAACACAAGAAGAATGTGATCGACAAAATGGCTCATTTTTCTTTTCACAATAATAAAATCTTAATCGGACTTTGCGTTATCATTACCATAATCTGTTGTTTTACTTATAATGATGTCGGTTTCAATAACGATTTATCGCAACTGAATTTTATTCCGAAAGAAATCAAAGCCGTCGAAAAACAATTGGAAGAAAGCACAAGTTTAACTTCCAAAACGATTTATGTCGCTTCTTACGGAAAAACCATGGAAGAAGCTTTACAGCATAATAGCAAACTTTTTGATGATTTATCTGCAGCAAAAAATCAGGATAAAATTTTAAACTTCAGCTCCGTTGGTGGAATTGTTCTTTCGCAACAAGCTCAAATTGAAAAAATTAATAAATGGAATTCGTTTTGGACTTCGCAGAAAAAACAATTTGTAAAATCTGAATTAATCTCAGAAGGTGCTAAACTTGGTTTTAAGCCCACTACATACAATCTGTTTTTTGATCATTTAGATTTCGATTTCCAGCCCGTTTCTGCAGATGAATTTTTAAAAATTAAAGCGCTTCAACTACAAGAATTCATAACCGAGAAAAATGGTTTTTATACCGTTTCAACTTTAGTAAAAGTATCGCCAGAACAACGAGATACGTTTGTAAAATCGGCTTCCGCAAAAGAAAATATAATTGCGATTGATCGCCAGCAGATGAACGAAACGTTCTTCAGGACTTTAAAAACCGATTTTAATTCACTCGTAAATTATTCTTTTGTAGCCGTAATTTTAATTCTGTTTTTCTTTTTTCGAAGAATCGAATTGGTCATTATCAGCTGTATTCCAATTGCATTAACAGGAATTGTGACTGCAGGAATTATGGGCATTTTTGGCATTCAGATGAATATTTTCAGTATGATCGTCTGCACTTTAATTTTTGGTCACGGAGTCGATTTTAGTATTTTCATGACTAGTGCCTTGCAAAAAGAATACACCAATGGAGTCAATGAAATTGCCATTTACAGAACCTCAATTATTCTGGCAGTTATCACGACAATCTTAGGAATCGGTGCAATGATTTTTGCCAAACATCCTGCGCTTACTTCCATTTCTCTGGTTTCATTAATCGGGGTTTTTGCAGCGTTGATTATTACGTTTATTTTCTATCCGATTTTATTCAAACTATTTTTATCGAATCGTCCGAAAAAAGGAAATCCGCCTTTTCAATTGCGAACTTTTGTTCATGGTGTAATTTCATTTGCTTATTATGGTTTGGGCGGCATCGTAATGTCGATTTTCAGTTTTACCATTATGCCGATTTTGCCTTTCAGCAAAAAATCAAAAATGAAAGCTTTCCGATATGTGATTTCAAAATTTATGAAATCGGTATTGTATTCAAACCCATTTATTCGCAAAAAAGTCGTTAATAATTTCAATGAAACATTCGAGAAACCAGCCGTAATTATTGCTAATCACTCTTCGTTTTTAGACATTTTAGCAATCGGAATGCTGAGTCCGAAAATCATTTTCTTAGTGAGCGACTGGGTTTACAACTCTCCTATTTTTGGTGGTGTAGTGAGAAAAGCAGGTTTTTACCCAGTTTCTGAAGGTCTTGAAGGTGGTGTTGAACATTTGCGAAAAAAAATAGAACAAGGCTATTCGTTAATGGTTTTCCCAGAAGGAACACGTTCAGAAAGCAATGTGATTAAACGATTCCACAAAGGTGCTTTTTTCCTTGCCGAAGAATTTAAAATTGACATTATTCCGGTTGTTATTCACGGTGCTTCAGAACTAATTCCGAAAGGTGATTTTGTCATTCACCACGGAAAATTGACAGTTACCATTTTAGAAAGAATTGCTCCAAATGATCTTTCGTTCGGAAATAATTATGCCGAAAGAACCAAGCAAATCAGTTCGTTCTTTAAAGCAGAATATCGCAAAATTAGACAAGAGCTTGAAGGTCCAGATTATTTCAAAACAATGTTAATCAACAGTTACGATTACAAAGAAATTGAAATTGGACAAAGCGTAAAAAAGGATTTGAAACAGAATCTCGAAACATATTACAGCTTAAATAAACACATTCAGCCAAAAGCAAAAATCCTTCATTTAGGAAGTGATTACGGGCAATTGGATGTTTTATTGGCTTTACAAGAACCACAGCGAAAAATATTTTCTTTTATAAATGATGAAGAAAAATTGCTAGTTGCCAAAACGAATTATTTAGTTAAAAAGAGAAAAATAACATATCTCGACAAATTAGAATCGGCATTTGAAAATCAATATGATATTGTTTTAATTTCTGATGAAAGCTATCACGATGAAATTGAAAAATTAATTCAAAACGTTTCTTTTATAATTTTAGTCAATTGTTCTCGTTTAAAAAGTCAGTTTGAGAATTTTGAAATTGTTTGTAATGAAAATGCTTTGCTAGTTTTAAAGAAAAAAGAATGA
- a CDS encoding DUF2062 domain-containing protein, with protein MKSQQELLSSTNFCVIVPTYNNQKTLKKVLDSILDFTTNIIVVNDGSTDSTSEILKSYSQLTQIHHPKNLGKGRALRNGFRKALELDFEYAITIDSDGQHFAADIPVFLEAIQNEPNALLIGSRNMTQENVPKKSSFGNKFSNFWFKFETGIKLDDTQSGFRLYPLRLLPKRFYTNKFEFEIEVIVRAAWKGIVVKNIPIQVLYDPAERVSHFRPFQDFTRISILNTVLVTNALLYIKPRDFFRRAKKKGFKKFFLEDILESNDSNFKKSAAIALGIFIGLSPFWGFQTILLFTFAALFRLNKVIAYLTSNVSFPPFIPFIIYASLQVGSIFVTSDAPLVLDSSITLDDIQKNATQYIVGSLILATVSALSVGLISYLLLTAFSSKNKPNI; from the coding sequence ATGAAATCACAGCAAGAATTACTCAGTTCGACTAACTTTTGCGTTATTGTGCCCACTTACAATAACCAAAAAACACTGAAAAAAGTACTGGATTCTATTTTAGATTTCACCACAAATATCATTGTTGTTAATGACGGTTCAACCGATTCTACCAGCGAAATTCTAAAATCATATTCGCAACTGACTCAAATTCACCATCCTAAAAATTTAGGAAAAGGACGAGCACTCAGAAACGGATTTAGAAAAGCATTGGAATTGGATTTTGAATACGCCATTACAATCGATTCTGACGGTCAGCATTTTGCTGCAGATATTCCTGTTTTCTTGGAAGCAATTCAAAATGAGCCAAACGCTCTTTTGATTGGAAGCCGAAATATGACCCAGGAAAATGTGCCGAAGAAAAGCAGTTTTGGAAACAAATTTTCTAATTTCTGGTTCAAGTTTGAAACTGGAATTAAGCTAGACGACACACAATCTGGTTTTAGATTGTATCCGCTTCGTTTGCTTCCAAAACGTTTTTATACCAATAAATTTGAATTTGAAATCGAAGTTATCGTGCGTGCTGCGTGGAAAGGAATTGTGGTAAAAAATATTCCGATTCAAGTTTTGTATGATCCCGCTGAAAGAGTTTCACATTTTCGTCCATTTCAAGATTTTACGCGAATCAGTATTTTAAATACGGTTTTGGTCACCAATGCTTTGCTGTATATAAAGCCAAGAGATTTTTTTAGAAGAGCTAAAAAAAAAGGTTTTAAAAAATTCTTTTTAGAAGATATTTTAGAAAGTAACGATTCTAATTTTAAAAAATCAGCCGCCATTGCTTTAGGTATTTTTATCGGACTTTCACCTTTTTGGGGATTTCAGACCATATTACTTTTTACTTTTGCTGCTTTGTTCAGACTCAACAAAGTCATTGCTTATCTTACTTCAAATGTAAGTTTTCCGCCTTTTATTCCGTTTATTATTTATGCTTCGCTACAAGTTGGAAGTATTTTTGTAACCAGCGATGCGCCACTGGTTTTGGACAGTTCAATTACGCTCGATGATATTCAAAAAAATGCTACGCAATATATCGTAGGAAGTCTTATTTTAGCAACCGTTTCAGCGCTATCAGTTGGTCTTATAAGTTATTTGCTTTTAACGGCTTTTAGTTCTAAAAACAAACCGAATATTTAA
- a CDS encoding 3-hydroxyacyl-ACP dehydratase, whose amino-acid sequence MILQDFYKILSEENVSDSKYTITILVNEKHEVFKGHFPGNPIMPGVCMIQIIKELTESITKSSLMIQSLANVKFMALINPEVTPELRLELDVTTTEEGLVKVKNTTYFNDTTALKLSTVYKKI is encoded by the coding sequence ATGATTTTACAAGATTTTTATAAAATACTATCAGAAGAAAATGTGTCTGATTCGAAATATACAATTACAATTTTAGTCAACGAAAAACACGAGGTTTTTAAAGGACATTTCCCTGGAAATCCTATTATGCCTGGTGTTTGCATGATTCAGATTATCAAAGAACTTACAGAATCGATTACCAAAAGTTCGCTGATGATTCAGTCTTTGGCAAATGTAAAATTCATGGCGCTGATTAATCCGGAGGTTACTCCAGAATTACGATTGGAACTGGATGTTACAACTACTGAAGAAGGTTTGGTAAAAGTGAAAAACACGACTTACTTTAACGATACAACTGCTCTTAAACTGAGCACAGTGTACAAAAAAATATAA
- a CDS encoding outer membrane beta-barrel protein, protein MNKRIFFFIAVFFLVLNIQAQVTVKPGLRAGFSFSTISEMHADYKTDFYAGGFTEIKITKVYALQPEINYSRQGSNNVARNYFDENTQTNKVEHLDLDINYLSLSMINKFTLPQGIQFQAGPTLDILLNDNLAVRKAQNDLGLVLGVAYALPSGLTFEARFKKGLLDILSSDYYQNDSNNYYLFGDYNTNINFQLGISYSFGK, encoded by the coding sequence ATGAATAAAAGAATATTCTTCTTTATTGCTGTTTTTTTCTTGGTTTTAAATATACAAGCACAAGTAACCGTAAAACCTGGATTAAGAGCCGGATTTAGTTTTTCGACGATTTCTGAAATGCATGCCGATTATAAAACTGATTTTTATGCTGGTGGTTTTACAGAAATTAAAATAACCAAAGTTTACGCCCTTCAACCAGAGATAAATTACAGCAGACAAGGTTCTAATAATGTAGCTCGAAATTATTTTGATGAAAATACACAGACCAATAAAGTAGAACATTTAGATCTTGATATAAACTATTTGTCTCTTTCTATGATAAATAAGTTTACGCTTCCACAAGGAATTCAATTTCAAGCAGGACCAACATTAGATATTTTATTGAATGATAATCTTGCTGTTAGAAAAGCACAAAATGATCTTGGTTTGGTTTTAGGAGTTGCTTATGCCTTGCCTTCTGGTTTAACATTTGAAGCGCGATTCAAAAAAGGATTGCTTGATATTTTAAGCAGTGATTATTATCAAAATGACTCCAATAATTATTATTTATTTGGAGATTATAACACGAATATTAATTTTCAATTAGGGATTTCCTATTCATTTGGAAAATAA
- a CDS encoding porin family protein: MRKFVLIAFVLLIGMQTEAQVKVSPGLRGGLNVSTLTNIDDNSSKTDFYVGGLVNIKFNKFFSVQPEINYSRQGDEGRYFENGRYYSEKYELNYITLGAVAKFNFGGGGFHLLAGPSLDLKVSDNYVNTNPEDFDLSFVGGVGYTLPNGLTFEARLKQGLIDIYGYNGYDYDNNGYYYNDVILNQVFQIGISYTFKTK; the protein is encoded by the coding sequence ATGAGAAAATTTGTTTTAATTGCATTTGTTTTATTAATCGGAATGCAAACAGAAGCGCAAGTAAAAGTTAGTCCAGGACTGAGAGGTGGTTTGAATGTATCAACATTAACGAATATTGATGACAATAGTTCTAAAACAGATTTCTATGTTGGTGGATTGGTAAATATTAAATTCAATAAATTTTTCTCGGTTCAACCAGAGATAAATTATTCAAGACAAGGTGATGAAGGAAGATATTTTGAAAACGGCCGTTATTATTCTGAAAAGTATGAGTTGAATTATATAACACTGGGAGCGGTTGCAAAATTTAACTTTGGTGGTGGAGGTTTTCATCTATTGGCAGGCCCTTCTCTAGATTTAAAAGTTAGTGATAATTATGTAAATACAAATCCCGAAGATTTTGATCTTTCATTTGTTGGAGGTGTTGGTTATACTTTGCCAAATGGTTTAACTTTTGAAGCTCGACTTAAACAAGGATTAATTGATATTTATGGTTATAATGGATATGATTATGACAATAACGGATATTACTATAATGATGTAATCTTAAATCAAGTTTTCCAAATCGGAATTAGTTATACATTTAAAACAAAATAA
- a CDS encoding outer membrane lipoprotein carrier protein LolA, which translates to MKTKIALLILFISGNLFAQEQKMTDAEIASFKQDVNVVAKKIKTLSTDFVQYKHLDFLSKDIETSGKMVFKEPALLQWQYKKPYNYSITFKNGKILINDEGKKSAVDIGNSKIFARINKLIVGSVSGNMFDDKEFTISYFKLKGQNLAKFVPKDATLKKYIKQIELTFDKEEATVVQVKLLESSEDYTRIVLKNKVINAKIDDSVFTN; encoded by the coding sequence ATGAAAACTAAAATAGCACTACTCATTCTATTTATTTCAGGCAATTTGTTCGCGCAAGAACAAAAAATGACCGATGCCGAAATTGCGTCTTTTAAGCAAGATGTAAATGTTGTAGCCAAAAAAATCAAAACGTTAAGTACCGATTTTGTTCAGTACAAGCATTTAGACTTTTTATCGAAAGACATTGAAACTTCGGGAAAAATGGTTTTTAAAGAACCTGCTTTACTTCAATGGCAATATAAAAAACCATACAACTACAGCATCACTTTCAAGAACGGAAAAATCCTGATTAACGATGAAGGAAAGAAAAGTGCTGTTGATATTGGAAACAGTAAAATCTTTGCCAGAATTAATAAATTGATCGTGGGTAGCGTAAGCGGCAATATGTTTGATGATAAAGAATTTACGATTTCGTATTTTAAATTGAAAGGTCAGAATCTGGCTAAATTTGTTCCGAAAGATGCGACGCTTAAAAAATACATCAAACAAATTGAATTGACTTTTGACAAAGAGGAAGCGACAGTTGTTCAGGTAAAATTATTAGAGTCATCTGAAGATTATACCCGAATTGTACTTAAAAATAAAGTGATCAATGCAAAAATCGACGATTCAGTTTTTACTAATTAA
- a CDS encoding polysaccharide deacetylase family protein, translating into MITHKNISLFFIFLLLLLFLLKISLAINELWFLIIALLWIGINAFGSARISSNYHVKAFCSNPLETEKKIALTFDDGPSIYTLEVLDLLKKYNAKATFFCIGKNIETHPEILQKVIDEGHLVGNHSYSHSKFFDFYNASTITEEIQKTDALLEKFTSRKINLFRPPYGVTTPSIRRALKVTGHKTIGWNIRSLDGGTKNQDLIFNRLIKHISPGGIVLLHDTRKHSVLVLEQFLQFLQQNNYQVVSIEELLNLNAYEIERG; encoded by the coding sequence ATGATAACGCACAAAAACATATCGCTGTTTTTTATCTTTTTATTGCTTTTATTGTTTCTTCTGAAAATAAGTCTAGCAATTAATGAATTATGGTTTCTTATAATTGCTTTACTATGGATTGGAATAAACGCTTTTGGTTCTGCACGCATTTCTTCCAATTATCATGTAAAAGCTTTTTGCAGCAATCCGTTAGAAACTGAAAAAAAAATTGCGCTTACTTTTGATGATGGTCCGAGCATTTATACTTTAGAAGTTTTGGATCTTCTGAAAAAATACAATGCCAAAGCAACCTTTTTCTGTATTGGTAAAAACATTGAAACGCATCCCGAAATTCTCCAAAAAGTGATTGATGAAGGACATTTAGTTGGAAATCATTCTTATTCTCATTCTAAGTTTTTTGATTTTTATAATGCTTCAACAATAACCGAGGAAATTCAGAAAACAGATGCACTTCTGGAAAAATTCACTTCTAGAAAAATAAACTTATTTCGTCCGCCTTATGGAGTTACAACTCCTTCGATAAGAAGAGCTTTAAAAGTAACCGGACATAAAACGATTGGCTGGAATATTCGTTCGCTTGACGGAGGAACCAAAAATCAAGACTTAATTTTCAATCGACTCATTAAACATATTTCTCCCGGAGGAATTGTACTTTTGCATGATACTAGAAAACATTCTGTTTTGGTACTGGAACAGTTTTTGCAATTTTTACAGCAGAATAATTATCAAGTCGTTTCGATCGAAGAACTTTTGAATCTTAATGCTTATGAAATTGAACGCGGATAA
- a CDS encoding beta-ketoacyl synthase N-terminal-like domain-containing protein, whose amino-acid sequence MTKTYINGVGCISTQKTFDTVFLEEAIVNHKENVLAIVPPVYKEYISPAASRRMAKGVKNGIVASALAMKDANIEKVDAIITGTGLGCIEDSEKFLKSILDNNEEFLTPTSFIQSTHNTVGAQIALLQQCKGYNFTYVNGAVSFESALIDAKMQIEEAEANSILVGGVDENGDYTTSLFKLNGRIKADNSAPYDVLNSSTSGAVYGEGASFFVLENERKENTYAELLDVAIVNTLEENEVEATIVSFLKSNNLEISDLDALVLGFDGNVDFENYYRNLADNAFAQTPVLYYKHLSGEYDTASAFAFWMAAKILKTQKIPEIVKVNAVEKSSSKTILLYNQLNGKNHSFTLLSK is encoded by the coding sequence ATGACGAAGACATATATAAATGGAGTAGGCTGTATTTCGACTCAAAAAACATTTGATACTGTTTTTTTGGAAGAAGCTATTGTAAATCATAAAGAAAATGTACTGGCAATTGTTCCGCCAGTATACAAAGAATATATTTCGCCTGCTGCCAGCCGAAGAATGGCAAAAGGTGTAAAAAACGGAATAGTAGCTTCGGCTTTGGCTATGAAAGATGCCAATATTGAAAAAGTCGATGCGATTATTACTGGAACTGGTTTAGGTTGCATCGAAGATTCTGAAAAATTCCTGAAAAGTATTTTAGATAATAACGAAGAGTTTTTAACTCCGACTTCTTTCATTCAATCTACTCACAATACCGTTGGAGCGCAGATTGCACTTTTACAGCAATGTAAGGGTTATAATTTTACGTATGTCAATGGTGCTGTTTCTTTTGAATCGGCTCTTATTGATGCTAAAATGCAGATTGAAGAAGCTGAAGCCAATTCAATTTTAGTGGGTGGTGTTGACGAAAATGGCGATTATACGACTTCGCTTTTTAAATTAAACGGTCGTATTAAAGCAGACAATTCTGCTCCGTACGATGTTCTAAATTCTTCAACAAGTGGAGCGGTTTATGGCGAAGGTGCTAGTTTTTTTGTTTTAGAAAACGAAAGAAAAGAAAACACTTATGCCGAACTTCTAGATGTTGCTATTGTAAATACTTTGGAAGAAAATGAAGTTGAAGCAACAATTGTTTCGTTCTTAAAATCAAATAATTTAGAAATTTCAGATCTTGACGCGCTTGTTTTAGGTTTTGACGGAAATGTCGATTTTGAGAATTATTATAGAAATCTTGCTGATAATGCATTTGCTCAAACTCCTGTTTTATATTACAAACATTTGAGCGGAGAATACGATACAGCTTCGGCTTTTGCTTTTTGGATGGCTGCTAAAATTTTGAAAACTCAAAAAATTCCTGAAATTGTAAAAGTAAATGCTGTCGAAAAATCAAGCTCCAAAACGATTTTATTATACAATCAATTAAACGGAAAAAACCATAGTTTTACGCTGCTGTCAAAATGA